The genomic interval TTGCATCCTCGGCAAATCCCTCGCCGGCAAAGCCCAGCGACATGGCGCCGCTCAGCAGGACCGCGGCCAGTAAAGGTTGAACTTGGTTCTTCATGGTTTTCGCCCCCATCACTTTACCTGTGCAACCGCATACCGGCCGGGTGGTTGGAGCCGTGGATCATCGTGTGGCAGTTCAGGCATGAGCGGTTGAACCCGCGATTCGAGTCCGTGTCGTACAGGCTGTAAACGTGGCCGCTTTCCGAGTGGCACTGCTGGCACAGCCGCGGCGGCGCGACCCTGAGCATGTTCGGACGGTTGGTGCCATGCGGGTCGTGGCAGTTCATGCAGTTCTCGCGCACCGGCGGATGCTCCCACAGGAGCGGCCCGCGCTTATCGGCGTGGCAGGTGTAGCAGGTCTCGTTGACCGAGGCCTCCCTCAGCATCGGATCCGTGAAGGAGCCGTGCGGATTGTGGCAATCCGAGCAGGTCATCTTGCCTTCGCGCAGAGGCATGTGCGCGGAGCGCTGCATCTGCGCACGCTTCAGCTTGTGGCACTGGTAGCAGGTCTCGATCTCCGTGCGCTTGGCGAACTGGTTCTTGCGCGAGACTTTCTTCATCACCGTATGGCAATCGGTGCAGGCCACGCCGCGCGACTCGTGGACGCCGCCCGTCCAGTGCAACCGCATGCCGCCCTGGTGACAGCCGAGGCAGACGCCGTTGCGCTCGGAAATCGGATACAGCGAATCCTTGCCGTAGCCGACGATGCCGCCGACCCCGCGGCCGCCGCCGGCCGCGACGTGCTCGGAGCCGGGGCCGTGACAGCTCTCGCAGCCCAGCTTCTCAAGCTCGTTGCGCGGATTCTTCATGAAGATCCGGCCCATGAGGGTCTTCTCGAATTCCTCCAAATACTGGGCGTGACAGCCCAGGCAGGCCTCGGAGCCGACATAGGTGGCTTCGGGAAGGTAGGTCGGCATCGCGGCGTGGGCCGGCTGCGCAAGAAAGACCAGCCCGCAGCTCACGAGCCACAGGAATGCCAATCTCACTAACCCTTTTGATAGCGCCTGCGATGGACCGGGTCCGGCAGTGGACCGAAACGAACGGGCTGCCTCGATATTCATCCTATACTTCATGTCGATGCCCCCCCTGGCACCTGGTTGTTGACACCGCGCGAGGAGGAATTCGCGCAGCTTGGGAGCTAAATCCGTCTCCCATTTACCAATTTTTTCATAGCGTGAGAGTGCGGCATTTGCACCCGCCGCATGCGGGCGGGAGCGCCGCGCAAGGTCCGTTTTGGCTCCCAAAAAGGACCCGTATGGGGTACCGGCGAGGTCCTATCCGGCTTTGGCGAATCAGTCGCCAGAAGGCTGAATCCTAAGAAAAAATTAACGCCCGCATGGGCCATTATCGAGCCCTGGATCGCGGTATCAGAGTAGGTACCGACGGGCCGCGGACCGCCTGTGGCAATCCTGCAACGGCGGCGAAGATTCGACTCCTGCCGCATCGGTTTCAATCAGCTCCGCCTTGACCTCGCAGCCGGCATTAGCGAGCGCTAAACACGCGTCGGAAAATGCTAGGTTAGAGTCTCTGGGCAAACCGCCCGCGCTTGCGACCACTGTCCCCCTGGGACGCAACACGAGCGAGGACTTGACGGCCATGCTCGAAGAACTGGATCCGGTCATTCTGGCGCGAATTCAATTCGCCTTCACCATCGGCTTCCACATCGTCTTTCCGGCGCTGACCATCGGGCTTGCCAGCTATCTCTTCGTTCTCGAGGGCTTCTGGCTCGCGACCGGGCGCCAGACCTACCGCCAGGTCTTCGACTATTGGCTGCGGATATTCGCCATCGCTTTCGGCATGGGCGTCGTCTCCGGGGTGATGATGAGCTACCATTTCGGCACCAACTGGAGCGTCTTTTCAGACAAGACCGGCCCCGTCCTCGGCCCGCTGATGAGCTACGAGGTGCTGACCGCCTTTTTCCTCGAGGCGGGGTTTCTCGGCATCATGCTGTTCGGCCGCGAGCGGGTCGGCAAAGGGCTTTATTTCTTTTCGACGGCGATGGTCGCCGCCGGCTCGCTGATCTCAGCCTTCTGGATCCTGTCGGC from Hyphomicrobiales bacterium carries:
- a CDS encoding DmsE family decaheme c-type cytochrome, producing the protein MAFLWLVSCGLVFLAQPAHAAMPTYLPEATYVGSEACLGCHAQYLEEFEKTLMGRIFMKNPRNELEKLGCESCHGPGSEHVAAGGGRGVGGIVGYGKDSLYPISERNGVCLGCHQGGMRLHWTGGVHESRGVACTDCHTVMKKVSRKNQFAKRTEIETCYQCHKLKRAQMQRSAHMPLREGKMTCSDCHNPHGSFTDPMLREASVNETCYTCHADKRGPLLWEHPPVRENCMNCHDPHGTNRPNMLRVAPPRLCQQCHSESGHVYSLYDTDSNRGFNRSCLNCHTMIHGSNHPAGMRLHR